The proteins below are encoded in one region of Paenibacillus albus:
- the yfkAB gene encoding radical SAM/CxCxxxxC motif protein YfkAB — MQNAVRLTEPTPIYSSSNDHWDPIISLREHGRHVLTSVEMTMSNLCNMRCEHCAVGDTLVMSEPAKLPLDQMLRRLDEVEHLKTISITGGEPTFSSRTVKEYIIPLLKYARSRGLSSQINSNITLDYSRYEEIAPYLDVMHISFNYTNSDDFHEIGFAKSGHPVPKETAARMYERMIDNARRLSDGGLFVSAESMINYRTYNKMPEIHKLILEMGCKRHEVHPMYPSAFAADLPVITPAQMRDAVNDLLDSRDPSVWMLFGTLPFYYCNEDAEDRKLLQRLASERLVTVRNDPDGRNRLNVNLFTGDVFVTDFSDVPAFGNIGTDKLDELFGRWLAHPLARSVDCHCPAAACCGPNLLVKDMYYRDVDFGTRQAML, encoded by the coding sequence ATGCAAAATGCAGTACGTTTAACTGAACCAACTCCAATCTACTCGTCATCAAACGATCATTGGGATCCGATTATATCCTTGCGGGAGCATGGTCGCCATGTCCTGACAAGCGTAGAGATGACCATGTCTAATCTGTGCAATATGCGCTGTGAGCATTGTGCCGTTGGAGACACGCTCGTCATGAGTGAACCGGCGAAGCTGCCGCTCGATCAGATGCTGCGCAGACTTGATGAAGTGGAGCATTTGAAGACGATCAGCATCACCGGCGGAGAGCCGACCTTCTCGTCTCGCACGGTGAAGGAGTATATTATACCGCTATTGAAATACGCGCGGAGCCGCGGCTTGTCCTCCCAGATCAACTCCAACATCACGCTTGATTACAGTCGCTATGAGGAGATTGCTCCATACCTCGACGTCATGCATATCTCGTTTAACTATACAAACAGCGATGATTTTCACGAAATCGGATTTGCGAAGAGCGGACACCCGGTTCCCAAGGAAACGGCTGCGCGGATGTACGAGCGGATGATCGACAATGCTCGCCGTCTCAGCGATGGCGGACTGTTCGTCTCTGCGGAATCCATGATTAACTATCGCACGTATAACAAAATGCCCGAGATTCACAAGCTAATCCTCGAGATGGGCTGCAAACGCCATGAGGTTCACCCGATGTATCCAAGCGCGTTCGCTGCAGATCTGCCGGTCATTACGCCTGCTCAAATGCGCGACGCGGTTAACGACTTGCTCGATAGCCGCGACCCATCCGTCTGGATGCTGTTCGGTACACTGCCGTTCTACTATTGCAATGAGGATGCAGAGGATCGTAAGCTGCTTCAGCGCCTGGCATCCGAGCGGCTCGTGACTGTTCGGAACGATCCGGATGGCCGTAACCGGCTGAACGTCAATCTGTTTACAGGCGATGTGTTCGTAACGGACTTCTCCGACGTGCCGGCATTCGGCAACATTGGAACCGATAAACTGGACGAATTGTTCGGGCGATGGCTTGCACATCCGCTTGCGCGCAGCGTGGACTGTCATTGTCCGGCTGCCGCTTGTTGTGGACCGAATCTGCTTGTGAAAGATATGTATTATCGGGACGTGGATTTCGGTACTCGTCAAGCTATGCTGTAG
- the moaA gene encoding GTP 3',8-cyclase MoaA, whose amino-acid sequence MAALTDRFGRVHDYLRISVTDRCNLRCLYCMPEEGVKFEPAENLLSYDQITEIVRVGAKLGITKLRITGGEPLVRPGLADLIGQLSSIPGIRDISLTTNGVLLADQAEGLRAAGLNRVNISLDTLDPTRFKFIARRGDLQRVMQGIEAAAKVGFAPIKLNCVLLKGVNEDEIASFLKMAAEQPLHVRFIEYMPIGHADDNWRNHYLPLSRVLEIASEIGLGVEPISDVLGNGPSEDYRIAGGKGTFGLIHPISDQFCKRCNRLRLTADGSIKPCLYWVDELNVKPALGSPDELEKLFLRAMDIKPLNHEMAEKLAGDAQSHEPTTRRMSQIGG is encoded by the coding sequence ATGGCTGCATTAACGGATCGTTTTGGGCGCGTACACGATTATTTGCGCATCTCTGTTACCGATCGGTGCAATTTGCGCTGTCTGTACTGTATGCCTGAGGAAGGCGTGAAGTTCGAGCCTGCGGAAAACTTGCTCAGCTACGACCAAATTACCGAGATCGTTCGCGTAGGTGCTAAGCTGGGAATTACGAAGCTGCGGATTACTGGAGGAGAGCCGCTTGTACGGCCAGGCCTGGCGGATTTAATCGGCCAGCTCTCAAGTATTCCGGGCATTCGGGATATTTCTTTAACAACAAACGGTGTACTGCTTGCGGACCAAGCTGAAGGCTTGCGGGCAGCGGGACTCAATCGAGTTAATATTAGCCTCGATACGCTGGATCCGACTCGTTTTAAGTTTATTGCGCGTCGCGGCGATTTGCAGCGAGTGATGCAGGGAATTGAAGCGGCCGCGAAGGTTGGCTTCGCACCGATTAAGCTTAACTGTGTGCTGCTGAAAGGCGTCAACGAAGACGAGATTGCCTCATTCCTGAAGATGGCTGCTGAGCAGCCGCTTCATGTGCGGTTTATCGAATATATGCCGATCGGCCACGCGGATGACAACTGGCGCAATCATTATTTGCCGTTGTCGCGGGTGCTTGAGATTGCAAGCGAGATCGGTCTCGGCGTAGAGCCAATCAGCGATGTTCTGGGTAACGGCCCTTCCGAGGACTATCGAATTGCTGGCGGCAAAGGGACTTTTGGCCTTATCCATCCAATCAGCGACCAGTTCTGCAAACGATGCAACAGGCTCCGGTTGACGGCTGACGGCAGCATTAAGCCATGTCTCTATTGGGTCGATGAGCTGAATGTGAAGCCCGCGCTAGGCAGCCCTGATGAGCTTGAGAAGCTGTTCCTGCGGGCGATGGATATTAAGCCGCTCAATCATGAGATGGCAGAGAAGCTGGCAGGAGACGCGCAGAGCCACGAGCCGACGACGAGGCGCATGTCCCAGATCGGCGGCTAG
- a CDS encoding cysteine desulfurase, protein MNVQAIREQFPILHQTINGHPLVYLDSAATSQKPRSVIDAVSRYYEHDNANVHRGVHTLGSRATDAYEGAREKVTKFLNAASPQEIIFTRGTTTALNLVASSYARAVCGEGDEIVITQMEHHSNLIPWQQVAKATGATLKYIPLEQDGSIKLENVEATITERTKVVSVMYVSNVLGVVNPIKEITEIAHRNGAVMVVDGAQSTPHMKVDVRDLDCDFYAFSGHKMCAPTGIGALYGKKALLEAMEPIEFGGEMIDFVDLHDSTWKELPWKFEGGTPIIAGAVGLGAAIDFLNEIGLDAIEQHEHKLAAYAYDRLSTIDGISIFGPKQNRAGLVTFNLDDVHPHDVATVLDTKGIAVRAGHHCCQPLMRYLNVSSTARASFYLYNTEEDVDRLVNGLTQTKEFFGHGIG, encoded by the coding sequence ATGAATGTACAAGCGATCAGAGAGCAATTTCCGATCCTTCATCAAACGATAAACGGGCACCCGCTCGTTTATCTGGATAGCGCGGCGACTTCACAGAAGCCGCGTTCCGTCATTGATGCCGTCAGTCGCTATTATGAGCATGATAATGCCAACGTACACCGCGGCGTTCATACGCTAGGTTCGCGGGCAACAGATGCTTATGAAGGCGCGCGTGAGAAAGTAACCAAGTTTCTGAATGCGGCAAGTCCGCAGGAAATTATTTTTACACGCGGCACAACAACAGCGCTAAACCTTGTCGCTTCGAGTTATGCGAGAGCGGTTTGCGGCGAAGGCGATGAGATCGTCATTACGCAGATGGAGCATCACTCCAATCTCATCCCTTGGCAGCAAGTTGCCAAAGCAACCGGTGCGACGCTTAAATATATCCCGCTTGAGCAAGACGGTTCGATCAAGCTCGAGAACGTGGAAGCGACGATTACGGAACGTACGAAAGTCGTATCTGTCATGTATGTTTCCAACGTGCTTGGCGTAGTCAATCCAATTAAAGAGATTACAGAGATTGCACATCGCAACGGTGCGGTTATGGTCGTTGACGGAGCGCAAAGTACACCGCATATGAAGGTGGACGTTCGTGATCTCGATTGCGATTTCTACGCATTCTCCGGCCATAAGATGTGTGCTCCTACAGGAATCGGCGCATTGTATGGTAAGAAGGCACTTCTTGAAGCGATGGAGCCGATCGAATTCGGCGGTGAAATGATTGATTTCGTAGATCTGCATGATTCGACCTGGAAAGAGCTTCCTTGGAAGTTCGAGGGCGGCACTCCGATCATTGCAGGAGCAGTCGGCCTTGGTGCTGCGATTGACTTCCTGAACGAAATTGGCCTTGATGCCATCGAGCAGCATGAGCATAAGCTCGCAGCTTACGCTTATGACCGTCTAAGCACGATTGACGGCATTTCGATCTTCGGGCCTAAGCAGAATCGTGCAGGCCTTGTAACGTTCAATCTGGACGATGTTCATCCGCATGACGTTGCGACAGTGCTCGATACGAAAGGCATTGCCGTTCGTGCCGGACATCACTGCTGCCAGCCGCTCATGCGTTACTTGAATGTTTCTTCTACGGCTAGAGCAAGCTTTTATTTATACAATACCGAAGAGGACGTTGACCGTCTGGTCAATGGCCTTACGCAAACAAAGGAGTTCTTCGGTCATGGAATTGGATGA
- a CDS encoding HD-GYP domain-containing protein: MRIHVTELKEGDILSSDIFNSYGLHVLSRGTSLQMKEISKLIQHHIDYVDIDTRLFTEVSIRTIESGLSPKWLPTVTPIYQDAVNGCEQLFLDAYQNGVINEEDVAETFQPLVDTFKLERDVVSMLLLLNTKDDYTYQHSVQVGMLSYYLAGWLGYDDKDTVKIGQAGFLHDIGKCQITDDILNKPSKLSDEEFEMIKKHTVYGHRIIIESFGESMAATVALQHHERIDGTGYPNRVSGELIDPIAKIVAVADVYSAMISSRVYQKKRDLLIVLRELHRMSFSELDAHTTHTFIKHMIPNFIGKQVELVTGETGTIIMTHPTDYFRPLIRVEDQFIDLSIERDLEVKHITI, translated from the coding sequence ATGAGAATTCATGTGACCGAGCTTAAAGAGGGAGACATCCTGAGCAGTGACATTTTTAACTCTTATGGGCTCCACGTGCTTTCAAGAGGTACGAGCTTGCAAATGAAAGAGATTTCCAAGCTCATTCAGCATCACATAGATTATGTTGATATTGACACGAGGTTATTTACAGAAGTATCCATTCGAACAATCGAAAGCGGTCTCAGTCCGAAGTGGCTGCCGACCGTTACGCCGATCTACCAGGATGCGGTTAACGGATGTGAACAGCTGTTTCTCGATGCTTATCAGAATGGCGTAATCAATGAAGAAGACGTCGCCGAGACGTTCCAGCCGCTGGTCGATACCTTCAAGCTCGAACGAGATGTTGTATCGATGCTCTTGCTACTCAATACAAAGGACGACTATACGTATCAGCACTCCGTCCAAGTTGGCATGTTATCCTACTACTTAGCCGGTTGGCTTGGGTATGATGACAAAGATACGGTGAAGATTGGACAAGCGGGGTTCCTGCATGATATCGGCAAATGTCAAATTACCGACGATATCCTTAACAAGCCGTCCAAGCTGTCCGATGAAGAATTCGAAATGATTAAGAAGCACACCGTGTATGGACACCGAATCATCATCGAATCGTTCGGTGAATCGATGGCGGCAACGGTGGCTCTTCAGCATCACGAACGCATTGACGGAACCGGTTATCCGAATCGAGTGTCAGGCGAGCTGATAGATCCGATTGCTAAGATCGTAGCTGTCGCCGATGTGTATAGCGCCATGATCTCTTCACGCGTATACCAGAAGAAACGCGACTTATTGATCGTCTTGAGAGAGCTTCACCGAATGAGCTTCAGCGAGCTCGACGCGCACACCACGCACACATTCATTAAGCATATGATTCCAAATTTCATCGGCAAACAAGTTGAGCTGGTCACCGGCGAGACCGGTACGATTATTATGACGCATCCAACAGATTATTTCCGCCCTCTTATACGCGTCGAAGATCAATTCATCGACCTGTCGATCGAACGCGATCTGGAAGTCAAACATATCACGATATAA
- a CDS encoding molybdenum cofactor biosynthesis protein — protein MSVNWNIQLFAGLSERFGQSAISLPLEKSTLTVLELKQELISRYPAHASLLAVSFMACNQAYAVDEQTIQAEDELALLPPVSGGEEPSTGIASAALEQAKYVVTADPLSVDAITALVIVPNNGATLTFTGTTREWTHGTRTVRLEYEAYVPMAVKSLKQIGTEIMERWPGALCAIAHRIGVVDIAEISVVIAVSAPHRDDCYEASRYAIERLKQIVPIWKKEIWEDGSEWKGHQLGPWNPTTTQL, from the coding sequence ATGTCTGTAAATTGGAATATACAATTGTTTGCCGGATTATCCGAGCGGTTCGGCCAATCTGCCATTTCACTTCCCCTTGAGAAAAGCACACTCACGGTACTCGAGCTGAAGCAAGAGTTAATTAGCCGCTACCCTGCTCACGCATCTCTTCTTGCCGTCTCCTTTATGGCATGTAATCAAGCCTATGCTGTAGATGAGCAAACGATTCAAGCAGAAGATGAACTTGCACTGCTTCCCCCTGTATCAGGAGGCGAGGAGCCGTCCACTGGCATTGCTAGCGCTGCACTTGAGCAAGCCAAATATGTGGTTACTGCTGATCCGCTTTCTGTGGATGCGATCACTGCACTCGTCATCGTGCCAAACAACGGAGCAACACTGACGTTTACCGGCACGACACGCGAATGGACGCACGGCACTCGCACTGTCCGCCTTGAATACGAGGCTTATGTCCCGATGGCAGTCAAGTCACTTAAGCAGATCGGTACTGAGATTATGGAGCGCTGGCCTGGTGCATTATGTGCCATTGCCCACCGAATCGGCGTTGTCGATATTGCCGAGATCAGCGTCGTCATTGCTGTATCCGCGCCTCATCGTGATGACTGTTATGAAGCGAGCCGTTATGCAATCGAGAGACTTAAACAGATTGTCCCGATCTGGAAGAAAGAAATATGGGAAGACGGTTCCGAGTGGAAAGGTCATCAATTAGGCCCTTGGAACCCAACAACTACGCAACTTTAG
- the sufB gene encoding Fe-S cluster assembly protein SufB translates to MAKEMPDLEEYKYGFRDEHKAIFQSGKGLTPEVVRTISEIKGEPEWMLEFRLKSLEQFNKMPMPKWGGNMDDLDFDDIQYYVRPSEKQGKTWEEVPTEIKETFDKLGIPEAEQKFLAGVSAQYESEVVYHSMQEDLEKQGVIFTDTDTALREYPELFRQYFGTIIPPADNKFAALNSAVWSGGSFIYVPKGVKCEIPLQAYFRINSENMGQFERTLIVADEDSFVHYVEGCTAPIYSTNSLHSAVVEILVLKNARCRYTTIQNWAPNIYNLVTKRAVADENATMEWVDGNIGSKLTMKYPAVVLRGRGAKGMVLSIAVAGKGQHQDAGAKMTHLAPDTTSTIVSKSISKHGGKVTYRGLASFGRNSEGSKANIKCDTLILDNESTSDTIPYNEIMNDNITLEHEATVSKVSEDQLFYLMSRGLSEAEATQMIVMGFIEPFTKELPMEYAVEMNRLIKFEMEGSIG, encoded by the coding sequence ATGGCTAAGGAAATGCCTGATTTAGAAGAATATAAATATGGCTTTCGCGACGAGCATAAGGCGATTTTCCAGTCTGGTAAAGGACTGACACCTGAAGTTGTTCGTACAATCTCGGAAATTAAAGGCGAGCCGGAATGGATGCTGGAGTTCCGTCTGAAATCGCTGGAGCAATTCAACAAGATGCCGATGCCGAAGTGGGGCGGCAACATGGATGACCTGGATTTCGATGATATCCAGTACTATGTTCGTCCTTCCGAGAAGCAAGGTAAGACTTGGGAAGAGGTTCCAACCGAAATTAAAGAAACGTTTGACAAGCTTGGTATCCCTGAAGCGGAACAGAAGTTCCTTGCAGGTGTATCCGCGCAGTACGAGTCTGAGGTTGTTTACCACAGCATGCAAGAGGATCTCGAGAAGCAAGGCGTAATCTTCACAGATACGGACACTGCGCTTCGCGAATATCCGGAGCTGTTCAGACAATACTTCGGAACGATCATCCCACCGGCGGACAACAAGTTCGCAGCACTTAACAGTGCGGTATGGTCTGGCGGCAGCTTCATCTACGTGCCAAAAGGCGTGAAGTGTGAAATTCCGCTGCAAGCTTACTTCCGGATCAACTCCGAGAACATGGGCCAATTCGAGCGTACTCTGATCGTTGCGGACGAAGACAGCTTCGTTCACTATGTAGAAGGCTGTACAGCTCCAATCTATAGCACGAACTCCCTGCATAGCGCAGTTGTAGAAATTCTCGTACTGAAGAATGCTCGCTGCCGCTATACAACAATCCAAAACTGGGCGCCGAACATCTACAACCTCGTTACTAAACGTGCAGTTGCAGACGAGAACGCGACGATGGAATGGGTTGACGGCAATATCGGTTCCAAGCTGACGATGAAATATCCGGCAGTTGTGCTCAGAGGCCGTGGCGCGAAAGGTATGGTTCTGTCGATCGCAGTAGCGGGCAAAGGACAACACCAAGACGCAGGCGCGAAGATGACTCACCTTGCACCGGATACAACTTCGACGATCGTATCGAAGTCGATCAGTAAGCACGGCGGTAAAGTAACTTACCGCGGTTTGGCGTCATTCGGCCGTAATTCCGAAGGCTCCAAAGCGAATATCAAGTGCGATACGCTCATTCTTGATAATGAGTCGACATCGGACACAATTCCGTACAACGAAATTATGAACGACAACATCACGCTCGAGCACGAAGCGACTGTATCTAAGGTATCCGAGGATCAGCTCTTCTACCTTATGAGCCGCGGTCTGTCAGAAGCGGAAGCGACACAAATGATCGTTATGGGCTTCATCGAGCCATTCACGAAAGAATTGCCGATGGAGTATGCGGTTGAGATGAACCGTTTGATCAAGTTCGAAATGGAAGGTAGTATCGGATAA
- a CDS encoding bifunctional metallophosphatase/5'-nucleotidase, whose product MNEIATDAPDVVLLHSNDIHSRLEQAARMAAYIEEVRSSHGADHVLTLDIGDHMDRMRVETEASDGLANIALLNDAGYDAVTIGNNEGLTFTQHQLDEAYGEHARFQTVCANFFNADTKQRPSWMLPSTIIHKAGIRFGLIGVSAAFVAFYELLDWDVTDPLHEVAEQAKQLRTQVDVLIIMSHLGITLDRRMAQEIPGIDLILGAHTHHLLETAEVIGSTHVCAAGKFGEYMGRVDIWFNFETKQPRFQAACTPMEARVEQPEAAAIIGRYKAEGELRLSRVVAVLDAPLPLSAERESPLGNLLAAGLRRWTDADIGIVNAGQLLSSLTAGEVTAGDLHALCPSPINPCRMKLSGEMIRLSLEEALLPEYIDKPIRGFGFRGLVLGTLAVDGLTIEYVPGNPALHRIVSILVNGEPLQDDRLYIVGTIDMFTFGIGYEKLKNGQEISYYLPEFIRGVLEQELQNKEAIAASRHKRWLAV is encoded by the coding sequence ATGAACGAAATAGCAACGGATGCGCCAGACGTCGTGCTGCTTCATAGCAACGACATTCACAGCCGCTTGGAGCAGGCCGCCAGGATGGCCGCGTATATAGAAGAAGTGCGGAGCTCGCATGGAGCCGATCATGTGCTTACCTTGGATATCGGGGATCATATGGACCGGATGCGAGTTGAAACAGAAGCAAGTGATGGTCTTGCCAATATTGCGTTATTGAATGATGCCGGCTATGATGCCGTTACAATTGGGAACAACGAAGGGCTTACATTCACACAGCATCAGCTGGATGAAGCGTATGGCGAGCATGCAAGATTTCAAACAGTGTGCGCAAACTTCTTCAACGCAGATACGAAGCAGCGACCTTCATGGATGCTGCCCTCTACCATAATCCACAAGGCAGGGATACGCTTCGGATTAATTGGCGTGTCTGCAGCATTCGTAGCTTTCTACGAACTGCTCGATTGGGATGTTACCGATCCGCTCCATGAAGTCGCTGAGCAAGCGAAGCAGCTTCGCACTCAAGTGGACGTGCTGATAATCATGTCGCATCTGGGAATTACGCTTGACCGGCGGATGGCGCAGGAGATTCCGGGCATTGATTTAATATTAGGCGCTCATACGCATCATCTGCTCGAAACGGCGGAAGTGATCGGATCTACGCATGTATGTGCTGCAGGGAAGTTTGGCGAGTATATGGGCCGCGTAGATATTTGGTTCAACTTCGAAACGAAGCAGCCGAGGTTCCAAGCAGCTTGTACACCCATGGAAGCTCGCGTCGAACAGCCGGAAGCTGCTGCTATTATTGGCCGTTATAAGGCCGAAGGCGAGCTCCGTCTTAGCCGGGTCGTCGCGGTATTGGACGCGCCGCTGCCGCTGAGCGCTGAGCGGGAGTCTCCGCTTGGCAATTTGCTCGCTGCGGGGCTAAGACGCTGGACGGATGCCGATATTGGCATCGTCAACGCAGGGCAGCTGCTCAGCAGCCTCACCGCAGGCGAAGTGACGGCAGGCGACTTGCATGCGCTGTGCCCGTCGCCGATTAATCCGTGCCGGATGAAGCTGAGCGGCGAGATGATTCGCTTATCGCTCGAAGAAGCGCTGCTGCCGGAGTATATCGACAAGCCGATTCGCGGCTTTGGCTTCCGAGGGCTTGTCCTCGGCACGCTTGCTGTAGACGGACTGACGATCGAGTATGTGCCGGGCAATCCCGCGCTTCATCGAATTGTTTCCATTCTGGTGAACGGCGAACCGCTTCAGGACGATCGGCTCTATATCGTCGGAACGATCGACATGTTCACGTTCGGCATCGGCTACGAGAAGCTGAAGAATGGGCAGGAAATCTCTTATTACTTGCCGGAGTTTATCCGTGGCGTATTAGAGCAGGAGCTTCAAAATAAGGAAGCCATTGCCGCTAGCCGCCATAAACGCTGGTTAGCGGTTTAA
- a CDS encoding HD-GYP domain-containing protein — translation MRLLPIQMCRPGMRLAKKIYSEEGIVLLSENVELSVRLINRLSECGVHFVYIQDPRLADLVIPDLISEETRQRALSEIRTNFRDLMDRPNRKTGVTYPYIAKSFKQIMGMVIDDLTDQKDAMIMLMNMGIVDDYLFQHSLNVAVYTTLLGIANGYSKDELMTLGLGAMLHDIGKTQISPNILKKQGSLTMDEYEEMKRHAERGYYLLKDEPNIPLIAAHCAYQHHERLDGSGYPRGIKGDQIHEYAKWIGLVDSYDAMTTTRIYRRPMLPHEAVESLYAGTGTLYEQRMLQLFRDKVAIYPLGITVKLQTGEYGVVVDINSSCPHRPVVRVLNNENGEQLNTPYELDLSTQLTTMIIGVNDDPHLPEASGS, via the coding sequence ATGCGATTATTGCCCATACAGATGTGCCGACCAGGTATGCGCTTAGCCAAGAAGATCTATTCGGAAGAAGGCATCGTTCTCCTCAGCGAGAATGTCGAATTATCGGTGCGGCTGATAAACCGTCTTTCGGAATGCGGGGTTCATTTCGTTTATATCCAGGACCCGCGCTTGGCTGATCTCGTTATACCTGATCTTATCAGCGAAGAGACTAGACAACGGGCGCTTAGTGAAATTCGCACAAATTTCCGTGATCTAATGGATCGGCCCAATCGTAAAACCGGTGTTACTTATCCTTATATCGCCAAGTCATTCAAACAGATCATGGGAATGGTCATTGATGATTTGACCGATCAGAAGGATGCCATGATTATGCTTATGAACATGGGCATCGTGGATGATTATTTATTCCAGCATTCGCTGAATGTTGCCGTGTACACAACACTGCTTGGCATTGCAAATGGATACAGTAAGGACGAGCTGATGACGCTTGGACTTGGAGCAATGCTTCATGATATTGGCAAGACGCAGATTAGCCCGAATATTCTCAAGAAGCAAGGCTCTCTAACCATGGATGAATATGAAGAGATGAAGCGGCATGCTGAGCGCGGCTATTACTTGTTAAAGGATGAGCCGAACATACCGCTCATTGCTGCGCATTGCGCGTACCAGCATCATGAACGGCTTGATGGCAGCGGATATCCGCGAGGCATTAAAGGCGATCAGATCCATGAATATGCAAAGTGGATCGGGCTTGTCGATTCTTATGATGCGATGACGACAACGCGAATCTATCGCAGACCGATGCTGCCGCATGAGGCGGTTGAGTCGTTGTATGCAGGCACGGGCACGCTGTATGAGCAGCGCATGCTTCAGCTGTTCCGCGATAAGGTAGCGATCTATCCACTGGGGATAACCGTTAAGCTGCAGACAGGTGAATATGGCGTCGTTGTCGATATTAACTCTTCGTGCCCGCACCGGCCGGTTGTACGCGTATTGAATAATGAGAACGGCGAACAGCTAAATACGCCATACGAACTGGATTTATCGACGCAGCTGACAACGATGATTATCGGTGTGAACGATGATCCGCATTTACCGGAAGCTTCTGGGTCGTAA
- the sufU gene encoding Fe-S cluster assembly sulfur transfer protein SufU — MELDDLYRRVIMDHYKNPRNRGALDEESVTVNLNNPTCGDRISLQLQVEDGIVKRAKFTGEGCSISMSSASMMTEAVTGKTTEEALELAERFSTFIKGEPAEFEELEDIEALSGVSKFPARIKCATLSWNALRKGIEHQNQ; from the coding sequence ATGGAATTGGATGATTTGTACCGCCGTGTCATCATGGATCACTACAAAAATCCGCGTAACCGCGGAGCGTTGGATGAAGAATCGGTAACGGTTAACCTCAATAATCCGACCTGCGGCGATCGCATCAGTCTACAGCTTCAAGTGGAGGACGGCATCGTCAAACGGGCTAAATTTACAGGTGAAGGCTGCTCGATCAGCATGTCTTCGGCATCAATGATGACTGAAGCGGTGACCGGGAAGACGACGGAAGAAGCGCTAGAGCTTGCAGAGCGATTCTCCACCTTCATCAAAGGCGAGCCTGCTGAGTTTGAAGAGCTTGAGGATATCGAAGCTCTCTCAGGTGTCAGCAAGTTCCCAGCCAGAATCAAATGCGCGACACTGTCATGGAACGCGCTTCGCAAAGGAATCGAGCATCAAAATCAATAA
- a CDS encoding molybdopterin-binding protein: MTEHAETTRITIAYFGQETISVTPEDMAALAGRAFPLIERVAGGAGEAFDFMEWLGAYRSQQGVAEDAPLPTHLKVEAFDTFEAVIPWEQLKDAAVQFAVDGAPLPKGGPVRLYVPHGSSECLNVKSVIVFRLLLDEGNRDEASYGFKSTFTPAEMRMKR, encoded by the coding sequence ATGACGGAGCATGCAGAGACGACGAGGATTACAATAGCATATTTCGGGCAGGAAACGATTAGTGTAACTCCGGAGGACATGGCAGCACTTGCAGGTCGAGCTTTCCCATTGATAGAGCGGGTTGCAGGCGGTGCAGGCGAGGCGTTTGATTTTATGGAATGGCTTGGCGCGTACCGCAGCCAGCAAGGCGTAGCAGAAGACGCGCCGCTGCCGACGCATTTGAAGGTGGAAGCCTTCGATACATTCGAGGCGGTTATCCCATGGGAGCAGCTGAAGGATGCAGCGGTTCAGTTCGCAGTGGATGGGGCGCCGCTGCCGAAAGGCGGTCCGGTACGGCTGTATGTGCCTCATGGTTCCAGTGAATGCTTAAATGTAAAAAGCGTCATTGTCTTCCGATTGCTGCTTGATGAAGGTAATCGGGACGAAGCCTCATACGGCTTCAAATCTACATTTACACCAGCTGAAATGCGAATGAAGCGATAG